A single Gadus macrocephalus chromosome 22, ASM3116895v1 DNA region contains:
- the crtap gene encoding cartilage-associated protein — MAHSTSSQVLSILLFAFGVTVVFSQYEKYSFRSFPRHELMPLDSAYKYALDQYTGEKWKDSVDYLEVSLRLYRLLRDSEAFCNLNCSSLRLDNEEKFAEFPELRVFGNVMKRAQCLKRCKQGLPAFRQSMPSRDTIEEFERREPYRYLQYAYFKSDNLAKAVSAAHTFLLKHPDDEMMQRNMAYYKSLPGAEDHLKDLETKSYEALFVRAVRAYNGDNFRTSVSDMELALRDFFKVYDECLAASEGAREVKDFKDFYPSIADHYTEVLERKVICESELTPVVGGFVVEKFVATMFHYLQFAYYKLNDMKNAAPCVASYMLFDPNDEVMKNNVAYYKFHKDKWGLTDEDFLPRAEALRYFNQTTMQLQMLEFSRLHLKSDDEGEVMEFIDEFLDEE, encoded by the exons ATGGCCCACTCCACCTCTTCTCAAGTCTTATCAATATTATTGTTTGCCTTCGGCGTCACAGTGGTCTTCTCTCAGTACGAAAAGTACAGTTTCAGGAGTTTCCCCAGACATGAACTCATGCCTCTGGATTCTGCGTATAAGTACGCGTTGGACCAATACACAGGGGAGAAGTGGAAGGACAGCGTAGACTACCTGGAGGTGTCTCTCCGCCTGTACCGACTGCTGCGGGACAGCGAGGCCTTCTGCAACCTCAACTGCAGCTCGCTGCGGCTCGACAACGAGGAAAAGTTCGCCGAGTTCCCGGAGCTGCGGGTCTTCGGCAACGTGATGAAGCGGGCGCAGTGCTTGAAGCGCTGCAAACAGGGTCTGCCTGCGTTCAGACAGAGCATGCCTAGTCGCGACACTATCGAGGAGTTCGAGAGAAGGGAGCCCTACAGATATTTGCAGTACGCCTACTTTAAA TCGGACAACCTGGCCAAGGCGGTGTCGGCCGCCCACACCTTCCTGTTGAAGCACCCCGACGATGAGATGATGCAGAGGAACATGGCCTACTACAAGAGCCTGCCCGGAGCGGAGGACCACCTCAAAGACCTGGAGACCAAGTCCTATGAG GCGCTGTTTGTGCGTGCGGTGCGGGCGTACAACGGAGACAACTTCCGCACGTCGGTGTCGGACATGGAGCTGGCGCTGCGGGACTTCTTCAAGGTCTACGACGAGTGTCTGGCGGCGTCGGAGGGCGCACGCGAGGTCAAGGACTTCAAGGACTTCTACCCCTCCATCGCTG ATCACTACACAGAAGTCCTGGAGCGCAAGGTCATCTGTGAGAGCGAGCTCACGCCGGTGGTGGGCGGCTTCGTGGTGGAGAAGTTTGTTGCAACTATGTTCCATTACCTGCAGTTTGCTTATTATAAAC TGAACGACATGAAGAACGCAGCCCCGTGCGTGGCCAGCTACATGCTGTTTGACCCCAACGACGAGGTCATGAAGAACAACGTGGCCTACTACAAGTTCCACAAGGACAAGTGGGGACTCACAGACGAGGACTTCCTCCCAAGAGCG gaggCCCTGCGTTACTTCAACCAGACCACCATGCAGCTCCAGATGCTAGAGTTCTCCAGGCTTCACCTGAAGAGCGACGATGAG GGGGAGGTTATGGAATTTATAGATGAGTTCCTAGACGAGGAATAA